The genome window TAATGAAGGTTTCCTTGGGGCAGATTGGGATAGAAACGTTCTTCCGTTTGAATCCACCAAAGAGATCGTGCagtgtcgatgctaaatttgcaccgaggtaaataatatgtataaagtagaaagattcaagagaatgacAACAGAATTTACTTGGTTCGGCAACTTGTctaggtccacggagtctgatcttttattagagttgagtgtcgatgaatgcttacaaatgtgaaatgaaatgtatttataggcttgagATTTGTCAGTTAACTGCCTCTGGTAACCTCTCTTGTAACTGCTTGCTCCTGGTAACCGTCGGTAACTGACTGTCGGATGAAACTGTTTCTGGATAAGGTTCTTTCGTCTGGGAGAACTATACATACGAAGTGTATTTATTTACTCCACAAATACCCCCAGCCTtttaatttacctaaataaatCTAGGATAAATTTAAAGGCTTTTTCATGTTTATTAGCAAGAAGTCTTCTAGTTAGATTAGGATAGAATACTAGGGTCCCCTAGTCGAACCCCAACTCCCTTGAGGAGCTGGGGGGTTCGGCCTCCTTCAGGAGCTCCTACTCTCGAGGGAGCAAGAATCCAACCCCCGAGAGGGCTAGGGGTCCGGTTCTCTTGTCAGATCCCAGCCTCAGGTTCGGCCCTATTGTGGGGTTCGGCCCCAGAGGGGGGGTTCGGTCCCAGAGGGGGGGTTCGGCCCCAGAGTGGGGGTTCGGCCCCAGAGTGGGGTTCCTTTCGAGCATATTTTTTATGGGACTTCTTCCAATGGCCTTCGTTTGCTTATCCTTGCCCAAATCCAAGAATGATGTACGAAGAGACCGAGACCGACGGTCGAAATTCCCTAGCTCTAGGAGGGACTTCGGTCGAGGACCTCCTAGTTAGTAGGGGTCTGCTTTCTTTTCAAGTAGTCTTTCTGTTTTCATACAGTATTTGTAGGATTCAGCCTTTTTGATATTTCgtactagtctctttaactagtagcAGAACTTAGCCTCTTTGGCATTTTGTACTAGCCTCTTTAACTAGCAGAACTTAGCTTCTTCGGCTTTTtgtactagtctctttaactagtatTAGGATTCAGTCTCTTCGACTTTTTACACTAGTCTCTTTAGCTAGTAGTGCGAATTAGCCCATTCGACCAAGAGTTAAGACCCACttagtcttttatctttattagTAAATTGAAACCTCTTTGGCAATCAAAGAAAGATTAACATGAtcatatgaagaaaaaatatattattttattgcaaATATGTAACCCATAGGCATTGCCATAGTAGGCATTGCCATAGTAGGTATTATACTTAGAATTCCCTGGAGATATTCCAAGTTCCATGAACATTTTTGCCAACTTCATATGAATCAGGCTTTGCAGCCTTGGATGACTCATTTTCTCGTCCGTTTTTGTCAGGTTTTATGTTATCATTTCTCTGGACTCCTTCCTGAGGGTAGGCTAATTGATGACCCTCCTGCTTATCTTCCTCAAGCTTGACATACTGCTTTATCCTATCTTGTAATACACTCATATTCCTTGGTGGTGCCATAGTCAATCTCTCCCATAATTTATGATCCTGTGGCAGCCCCAATCGAAAGGTGGTCACAGCAGTCTTCTCATCACAATCTTCAATATCTGCATAAGTATTTGAGTACCTAGATACGTAGGTTCTGAGAGATTCTCCCTTCCTCAGGTGCAAGGCAAACAGAGTATGCAAAGTTGCCGGATCTCTACTGTTCGTTATGAACCTTGCCACAAAGATCTGTGCCAACTCCTTCCAAGATGAAACTAAGTTTTCTAGAAGCTGATGGAACCACTTTATTGTTGTGGTCCCCAAGCTTGATGGGAACATTTTACACATAAGTCCGTCTCGATTTGTCCACAATGCCATCTTGTGCGAGTACGCAGATATGTGTGCCACAAGATCCGTCTTTCCATCGTATATGACAAATGTTGGAGGGGAGAATTTGCTCGGAGGATCTTCTAGACACAGAGCCCGTACAAATGGGGTGGAGGTCATCTTCTTAAGAGTTCTCTCAACCTCATTATGAGCACTCCATTGGGCTTCTCCAGcatctttcttcaaatctaTTTTATGCCTTTGGACATGACTTCGGTGCCTTGTCCTTCTTGGTGACATTGGGGATCTATATCTTGCCTTCCGTAGGGATGGATTGCGTCTTCTTCTTTCTGGGGTTAGACCTCTCCTCTTACGAGACCTTCCAGTACTCTCGCTTTCTCGCTCTCGAACACGTTTAGGATTAAAGTCCTCATGTTCCTGGACAACACTTTGGATTACACTAACCAAGCGCTTACCCTTACTTCTTATGGATTGAAGCTTCTCCCTCAAGGATTTAACATGTTCTTGTCTCCGTTGGAGGTCTTTTTCTGTCAGAATGAGAGcttcctccaattccatttcgtACGGAACTTGCCTCCCTACGTCTTCTTCATGCTTATCCCTCCGGACTTGAACATCGTCAGGAGTTAATTCTTCCCTCCTAGATCCTTCTAGAACTTGAGACATGATGCCTTACAGAGAAAGTTTTCGTTTCTCACAGATGGCGCcaattgtcgatgctaaatttgcaccaAGGTAAATAATATGtataaagtagaaagattcaagagaatgacaacagaatttacgtggttcggcaacttgcctaggtctacggagtctgatcttttattagagttgagtgtcgatgaatgcttacaaatgtgaaatgaaatgtatttataggcttgagATTTGTCAGTTAACTGCCTCTAGTAACCTCTCTTGTAACTGCTTGCTCCTGGTAACCATCGGTAACTGACTGTCGGATGaaactgcttctggataagGTTCTTTCGTCTGGGAGAACTGTACATACGGAGTGTATTTATTTACTCCACATGCAGCAATCCATCCCGTCGTATTTTGTACAGGTCCTCATAACTTTATCTCAGCTTTCTGCTACTTGCAAATTGTTGGACGAATTAGTCCACGAATTCCGCAAAtgacatgatttttttattcAGAAGATTGATAATCCATTTCAAGACGGTTCCTGCCAAATTAGAGCCGAAGCTTTTTCACATGCATACTTCTCAGAGCGAGTTGGGGATGCTCGTAGGGAACATCTTCTGGCGGTAATGAGCCCCATGATCTTCTAGGTCTAACATCCCATCAAACAACTCCATATTGGAAAAACTGAACTTTTGTGATAAATCCACCAACGCTCTCGAAATAACAAATCAAGAGTATGTATAGCCTTTCGATGGAGTAGCGGAATCCTTTGAATCTAGGACGCCATCTCTGCAAATCCCATAACATGAGCTTCCATCGTGTCATGAGGGAGATTGGGGTTCCTTGTGACTAGGCTATCTGGTTTGATCTACTGTCAAGGAGGTCCTCCCGGAGGAGGTGGAGGAAAGACAATTTTTCATCGCTCGACCGAATTTGTTTGTCGAGGAGGATCTTTGAACGACGACTGAACAACTCTTAAGGATGGAGTGGACAAGTGTCCGACCTCACTTGACTAGTGAAGTTCATGTCACCTGCCTGATCCATTAACATTTAGTGGTGGTTGTCGGAAATGACTTGTCAATGTTTCATGCATTCCATATTCCAAGGATTGCATTAGGGGAATGTTGAAGTCTGAATAAGAAGAGCATGTTGGGGCAAATGAGTACACTCCCAGTTGGGAGTTGGTTAACTCTATCATGCCAGGCGATACTTTTTTGTTCGCACAATAGAGTTATCGGCCTCCAATCTTATTCCTTTCttcataagccttcatttgctCACTGGAATAGTTTGTTGAGTGAGACTTATGGTTGAATTTCTATCGTCTTCAGTGATCAAAAATGTTACTAGGTCTTTAAAGGATGGCTGAGATCCCACAGTGGGCACCAAATTATAGGTGCTCGATCTACAATCAAAGAATAGTCAAGATGGGCCACCAACAACCTACAAGACACATAAGTAAGAGACAATCGGAGGAGCCTTGACAACGAGGGGTGCCAGCTAGTGGACATGAGGGTGACCGAGACCGTAGAAAGAGGTACAACGGAAAAATTATTTGGGGTAACGATAATGAAGGTTCTCGTTTGGAGGCAATGAAATGATTATAATGTAAGCCAGAGAGCGAGAGATCTTCGTCCTCCTTCATGggaaaagaaaagtatttataGTTTACATAAAGTGAATGAGATTATTTGTGAATCTGAAAGGTTGCCAAGAAAATATGCGACagcattttaaaaattttatatagAAGCAACCAAGAGGACCGATTAACTTATCATGCATATAAAGTATAATCCTTTAACGGATGCTACTAGTTTAGAAGGTACCAATATTTTGGCCGATCTTGATCTTTCGCTCTTAATCTACAAGTCCAGCAAGCTTCCTCCAAGTTCCTTCAACTTAAAGTTCACGAACAGATTGCCAAGGTACActatgttggacctatggtcctatatgtctaattttgatcatattaaatcaattataaatgataatgaaatattaaagcaatatttgatttatatgaattgaatttaaatgactatatatttttgagatagtgctggaaattaagttttgaaaacaaacatacatggactaagttagagcatcaattttccaattatcatatcttaaccaacttaggtccaaatgacttgaaatttgaaccacatgcacatgaaggtttaatagatgttctaggactataatcatgagaaattaagtgcatcacatatatatttggtcatatgcttaaattccgccaaaactaggttttacctaattttgtgcatatgtgttctttgtgaacgtggtgaaccaaatgaactccgatttaaatgaaattttgtgtgcatcttagtttcatcactatgaacatatttgatttagtacagttcaagagaaaaggtcatttacactgagtttgcaaaatgactttgaatttacacttagaatttatcgttttcactattagtgatctaattgcttggttgagtgaccaaacgatttccgattgttatgaaattttacatgaacattctaatacatataaaatgatttatcatgcagtaatatgaattttctgggttgtttttctaatgtaattaacttatgcgctctatatgaagctctttgagcttacatgcaattggggagttctacctcctatttccttgtaggttaatcatcattgtggtctcatatggctcagaattcagtatgttcaagagtggtcgaagtcctgtttctaagaatgagcttggagctctaggaaactatgaaaaatcctatatttgccaactttccactaaggcatttaatcaagttgaatgaatccaacattgaggctattggttgtggtcttcatggagatacaactcttttcaaacatgtgggacaaaccttgtcctctctatcattagtgatatattcttgtttgacattttcactcaagacatgtgctaccaagaaagttaggattggtgcaatcaaacaagatccttgactaagggatcactttggaagtctttgattcaaaatgaagggacaagatggcatagtacaatttacatccatggttgagaattaaagagagtttgaatggtcaagatttgaagacatacattgatcaaagggttgtgcttgtgacaacacttatggaagaaaggtacaacttgacttctctcaagcttccaacgtctatatgctctatggtggagatttgtttgctcaaatcatcaatgaccaagattaggagctgcaatggatggtagagatcaactcttgaagtttgatccaatggctgcaagcataggagagaattgcctttaaaagaggatcttccctttcatacaacttggagaagcaaattaaaaattatccttgagagaaacctcttgctatcaagtacatcaatcatcaagctttcttgctatttgctacaacaatcttctccaatacaagcctctacaatcaaggacttctcactactcttgcttttgcaaaagggaagttcctatatcctttaggctttgtttgcttacaatctaaacctctcttgttcttaaaatcctatctttgagagtgttgccgtaatcttgagagttccacaccaaatacctttgaggtaacctgtgagaaccttggctgaaaatcccattgagaaattccttttgttaggggaaattgtaaacattgaagtttgagggagttcttagaaacccttggtgtaaggagttttgtgggtctcttaaaaccacaccttagtggagttgggaaaatcctaggttggtgaatctaggtagtagacgtaggagaagggtctccgaactactataaatcgctgtgttgatttctttgtttactcgtttatatttactacttgtttcaaactgcaggattttcaaaaccctaatctgtccgagattagcagacttacttaaactttgaattttattctcaaaattttgatatagtgtttattaaggtgttgtgacaatgcatataaaatttggttgcatttcgacatcatttgataggtgaaacctgagttgaaaaatctgtgtgcagtgtgttgtttgaaaatctgttttgtgcaaatcttgattatttgatatttggtcattcactatattctatcacatcttgcattggattgaatattgattaggataatcattagagtccaaatttgtgtgctatgtgttaattgtcattaatttgtttaaatttaaaaaaaaagggattccaattggaatttggggacacaattcacccccccctcttgtgttaaactcgatccgccAATTGGTGTCGGAGCGGGTTacctaaaactaggagttatatcctattttacatatttatggcaaatataaattcttatggtgaggccgaaggcctatccattaatagaccaccatttttcaatggcttgcaatatggtttttggaaaaataggatgaaaatttttataaattccattgattatgatttgtgggaagttgtagagaatggtccttatgttcctaagaaacttttgggtgatgagatggtagatagggaaaagagtgagtttactaaggaagataagagattacttagcctaaataataagacaatcaacactttgcacattgcacttattaggagtgagtttgattacatagctcaatgtaagagtgcaaaggagatttgggatatgttagaattgaagcatgaaggaacaagtcaagtgaaggactctaagataaacatgctagtcactgAGTTtcagacctttagaatgaagaagggtgagagcattagggagatgttttctagacttacttgcatatgtaatgaattagaagccttgaacaaaccatatgaggaagttgataaggtccaaaagatccttaggagtttacctaggatttggaaagataaggtagtagccattaaagaggctaaagaccttaggaagcttaagatagaggaattaataggaagtctaatgacacatgagttggagatgtcaagattagatgaggaagatgcaccacctaagaaaaatggcttagctcttaggatcaatagtgacactagtttggattctagtgatgatgatagtgaaataggggcagccctattagctaagcatttcaagaagttcttgaagatgaacaaacgtggaggattcaagaatagaaaggcttttaaagaaaagagagaggagaaagagaaagaaaagagtacttgctttaagtgtggcaaagtaggtcactttatggccgattgccctaagcttcaaaagaagaagcataaggaatatagagagaaagagaagaagaaggaaaaagggaagaaggagaagaaggcattcaaggccacttgggatgattcttcatcatcatcttcaagtgatagtgaagtggaactccaagccaacttgtgtctcatggcaaatgaggaagaggaagtgtcctcatcaaatttggatgagatggtaacatcttctaaaccttcttatgatgagctctcttgtgtttatgatgaactttatattgcttatgagaaattgatacataaacacaagcatgctaagaaagaagttagtagactttctaaagtagaaaaaatgcatctaaatgagtgttgtgatttgaaatctaaatatgatgatgtatgtttttcacttgatgcattagttcaagaaaatgaggatttaaaagatcaattgaaaacatgtgttaattctagtaacattgcatcatctagcaattgaCATGACTTAGATgttttgcatgctaggattcatgagctagaaggtgagttggatacatgggatgatcatgagtgcattattatgcctaactcttcttctctacaaaaagaacttgatatggccaatgagaaatacaatatgcttgaaaaacaattttcaaaattttctataagttcttctaaattggatgaacttcttgcatctcaaagacattatcttgacaagagtggattaggatatgatcctatgaaacttatggacaccctagaggctaaggaggccacggtcaacgtgaacaaaaatggtatctaccccaagggtaaggctaatgttcctaagggaactacacctaggaagaggaaagtttatgtgaagaaggtttgggtgcctaaagggttgaatgactttgaaaagaaagcatatgtgatgagaactttcaaaattgatgcatatgcctttattgctactaaccccaaaggatccaaagtttggatacctaaggtatattaaacatgtgtttatctaggtatgcttaaaatccaaatccgagtcatgcaaatggtatttggatagtggttgttctagacacatgacgggagatgcttcattattcacatcctttgaagcaaagaagaatggaggatttgtgacctttggagacaaggtcaaaggtaagatcctaggcttgggatccataggtaactcttctttctcccttagtgaagtaagattggttgaaaatttatcttttaatttattgagtgttagtcatttagccgataaaggctttgatattcttttcaaaaatgataaatgttatgtgtttgatgtttatggtaatgttgtgaaattaggaagtagaagtggtgatatgtatgtaatgcattttgatgctatgaaaaattctaaaatatcttgcttgcttgctaagaatgatgatgctttgcattggcatagaagattaggtcatatcggaatgtctacattgaaaaagttgtgtgccagtgaacttattagaggattgcctaagttaaatttcaatgttgaacatgtttgtgatgtttgtgttaggggtaaacaaactaaagagtcttttaagcctaaacttgatattagtacttctaggcctctagaattgttacatatggatttatttggtcctagtagagttaggagtctaggtggaaaatactatgcatttgttattgtggatgattatactagatttacatggtgtttgtttcttgtgcataaaagtgatgcattgcatgcttttgaaaacttacttaggagattgcaaaatgagcataacttaaaggtttcaaaaattagaagtgaccatggaggtgaatttgaaaatgctaattttgattctttgtgtgcttcttttggtattaaacacgagtttagtgctcctaggacacctcaacaaaatggggttgtagaaaggaagaatagaactttacaagaactaggaagaaccatgcttctagaatataatcttcctaaatatttttgggccgaagctactagtaatgcatgttatgtgagtaatagacttagcattagaaaaggattaaagaaaactccttatgaactcttgtatggcaagaaacctaaagtagattactttaaggtttttggtgctaaatgttttattttaaataccaaagacaatttggataaatttgatgcaaagagtgacattggaatatttttaggatattcatcatcatctaaagcatatagagtatttaactctagaactaaaattgtggaagaaagtgtaaatgttaaattcgatgttatgaccacacttgccccaaatgtgcgtgtagaaaataatttttcagatttggaacatcctttgaagcacaaaaatgaaggtacacatggagtacaattgctagaagaagatgaagatgatgtccctttggtggagaacttaagggagatgaatatctcaaatgaagaaacaccaccaaatgaagaaagtgaaggtgaacccgagggaaatgaagaaccaaaagaagctgaaaatgctatggaacaaccgggtgttcacaaatacaaggtgatgaagtctcatccaaaagaactaattattggagacttgcatcaaggaaggcaactaagagccaaaagggactctacggtcaattctaatcctttaaactcttttgccatgctttctttagtagagcctaaaaatgtacgtgatgctttgcatgatgatgattgggtgtatgccatgcaagaggagttagaacaatttgagagaagtaaggtttggactctttgtcctaaacctaaagaccacaccattataggaacaaaatgggtctataggaataagattgatgaaaatggtaatgtaactaggaacaaagctagattagtggcccaaggatattgccaagaagagggcattgactttgatgaaacctttgcaccggttgcaaggttagaggctattagattattgcttgcatttgcatgttacaaaaatatcaaactttttcaagtggatgtgaaaagtgcatttttaaatggtgtgataaatgaggaagtttatgttaaataacctcccggatttgaaagtaagaaatttccaaaccatgtttacaaactagacaaggctttatatggtttaaaacaagctcctagagcttggtatgaaagattgtctaagttcttgcttgaaaatggttttcaatgtggtagtattgatgatactttgtttattaaatacaaaggtcttgatatgctaattgtgcaaatatatgttgatgatattgtgtttggtgctacattagaatctatgtgtgaagattttgcattatgcatgaagaatgaatctgaaatgagtatgatgggtgagttgacttactttctaggtttacaaattaaacaaaccccacttggcactcatattagtcaaactaagtatacaaatgagatattaaaaaggtttggcatggatatttctaaaggttcatccacacctatgggagtgggaaccaaattagaacccgacctagatggtaatgatgttgatcaaaagagatataggtcaatgattggtagtttactttacttgaccgtatctaggcccgatattatgtttagtgtttgcatgtgtgcaagatttcaatctaatcctaagcaaacacatctcatggccataaagaagattcttaggtacttaaaggacacaccttccctagggttgtggtatgataagaaatcttcatttgacttgcattcatttgtagatgccgactttgcgggttgcaaaataaataggaaaagtactagtggtacttgtcaatacctaggaaatatgctcatatcttggttctccaagaagcaaacatgtgttgctttgagcactaccgaagccgaatatatggctattggtagttgtacttgccaattactttggattaaacaacaaatgcttgattttaatatggaattttcaaacattccaattctttgtgataacataagtgacatacatttgtctaagaatcctagatatcatggtaaagctaagcatatagacattagacatcatttcattagagatcatgttgctaaaaagaacattgtgcttgaacatgtagaaggggaacataatattgccgatttgttcactaagcctttagctaaggatagattcataaaactaagaaatgcattgggtttgtgtgaagcaccttgagtgcatattacttgaatgcatatccttgtttgattgatatcccaagtttgaacttgaatgcttattatattttcttgatgatatgtgcttataagctaaatgtataaattggtatgcatgattgaagggggagtaacctagtgtcattaggagaccatgggtcacttagtgtgataggctccaaattggttcacttaggttctattagttcaattggtgtgttgccatgactatttgttgatgagaactagttttgatattatttgaagcatgtttatggtcttaaatcacttttgtgataaaatctcaaaaatgcttataaatcttttacaaaacttacatcaaccccttagttctccactttttgaattattacaaaaagggggagagacatgatgataaattgcattaaaatcatttgccaaaa of Tripterygium wilfordii isolate XIE 37 chromosome 13, ASM1340144v1, whole genome shotgun sequence contains these proteins:
- the LOC120012496 gene encoding uncharacterized protein LOC120012496, with protein sequence MSQVLEGSRREELTPDDVQVRRDKHEEDVGRQVPYEMELEEALILTEKDLQRRQEHVKSLREKLQSIRSKGKRLVSVIQSVVQEHEDFNPKRVRERESESTGRSRKRRGLTPERRRRNPSLRKARYRSPMSPRRTRHRSHVQRHKIDLKKDAGEAQWSAHNEVERTLKKMTSTPFVRALCLEDPPSKFSPPTFVIYDGKTDLVAHISAYSHKMALWTNRDGLMCKMFPSSLGTTTIKWFHQLLENLVSSWKELAQIFVARFITNSRDPATLHTLFALHLRKGESLRTYVSRYSNTYADIEDCDEKTAVTTFRLGLPQDHKLWERLTMAPPRNMSVLQDRIKQYVKLEEDKQEGHQLAYPQEGVQRNDNIKPDKNGRENESSKAAKPDSYEVGKNVHGTWNISREF